In the genome of Streptomyces pactum, one region contains:
- a CDS encoding purple acid phosphatase family protein has protein sequence MAASPWRARRGERPADLPRTGVPDELAARLPMAEQHAYLRERFSRRRVLRASAAGAGTLAGAALLGGAGCGTGSPSPSRPAVPATSRAAGREVVPFGRHLAFGADPRTQMRISWQVPRPVRGPYVRVGLTPWDLGERIGAEVRALHTPALDGRTPAVEQYYLHAALDGLRPGVTYHYGVGHEGYDPADPRRAAALHTFRTAPARPETFTFTAFGDQGVSPGALAGDRLILARDPAFHLHAGDIAYADSTGHGGRSDVYDARLWDRFLAQTEAVAARVPWMVTTGNHDMEAWYSPDGYGGQLARWSLPESGPDPRRVPGAYSFVYGNVGVVALDANDVSHEIPANRGLSGGAQTRWLERRLSRLRQTPDVDFLVVFFHHCAYSTTGAHASDGGVRDAWAAAFDRHRVDLVVNGHNHVYERTDAIRHGAVGRPVPIGATTDPVRDGTVYVTAGGAGAKLYSFDAPDSYLGHEAGPEEVRSYHWTPEGDKERETVAWSRVRYTGHSFLSVEVEPGSRPAMRVTALAASGERVDHFTVRRSR, from the coding sequence ATGGCTGCCTCACCCTGGCGGGCGCGGCGCGGCGAGCGCCCCGCCGATCTGCCCCGCACCGGCGTCCCGGACGAGCTGGCGGCACGGCTGCCGATGGCCGAGCAGCACGCCTATCTGCGCGAGCGGTTCTCCCGCCGCCGGGTGCTGCGGGCGTCGGCCGCCGGGGCGGGCACCCTGGCCGGCGCGGCGCTGCTGGGCGGCGCGGGGTGCGGCACCGGCTCGCCGTCCCCGTCCCGGCCGGCCGTGCCCGCCACCTCGCGGGCGGCCGGCCGGGAGGTGGTGCCGTTCGGCCGGCACCTGGCGTTCGGCGCCGACCCGCGGACCCAGATGCGGATCTCCTGGCAGGTCCCGCGGCCGGTGCGCGGTCCGTACGTCCGGGTCGGGCTGACCCCGTGGGACCTGGGGGAACGGATCGGGGCCGAGGTGCGCGCGCTGCACACCCCGGCGCTGGACGGACGGACCCCGGCGGTCGAGCAGTACTACCTCCACGCGGCGCTGGACGGGCTGCGCCCGGGCGTCACCTACCACTACGGGGTCGGGCACGAGGGGTACGACCCGGCCGACCCGCGCCGCGCCGCCGCCCTGCACACCTTCCGCACCGCCCCGGCACGGCCGGAGACGTTCACCTTCACCGCCTTCGGCGACCAGGGCGTCAGCCCCGGCGCGCTCGCCGGCGACCGGCTGATCCTGGCCCGGGACCCGGCGTTCCACCTGCACGCCGGGGACATCGCCTACGCCGACAGCACCGGCCACGGCGGCCGTTCGGACGTCTACGACGCCCGGCTGTGGGACCGGTTCCTGGCGCAGACCGAGGCGGTGGCCGCCCGGGTGCCGTGGATGGTGACCACCGGCAACCACGACATGGAGGCGTGGTACTCCCCCGACGGCTACGGCGGGCAGCTGGCCCGCTGGTCGCTGCCGGAGTCCGGCCCGGACCCGCGCCGGGTGCCGGGGGCGTACTCGTTCGTCTACGGCAACGTGGGCGTGGTGGCGCTCGACGCCAACGACGTCAGCCACGAGATCCCCGCCAACCGGGGGTTGAGCGGCGGCGCGCAGACCCGGTGGCTGGAGCGCCGGCTGAGCCGGCTGCGGCAGACCCCGGACGTGGACTTCCTGGTGGTCTTCTTCCACCACTGCGCCTACTCCACCACCGGCGCGCACGCCTCGGACGGCGGGGTCCGGGACGCCTGGGCCGCCGCCTTCGACCGCCACCGGGTCGATCTGGTGGTCAACGGGCACAACCACGTCTACGAGCGGACCGACGCCATCCGCCACGGCGCGGTCGGCCGGCCGGTCCCGATCGGCGCCACCACCGACCCGGTGCGCGACGGCACCGTGTACGTGACGGCCGGCGGCGCCGGAGCCAAGCTCTACTCCTTCGACGCCCCCGACAGCTATCTGGGCCACGAGGCCGGGCCGGAGGAGGTGCGCAGCTACCACTGGACGCCGGAGGGGGACAAGGAGCGGGAGACGGTGGCCTGGTCGCGGGTGCGCTACACCGGCCACTCCTTCCTCAGCGTGGAGGTGGAGCCGGGGAGCCGCCCGGCGATGCGGGTCACCGCACTCGCCGCGTCCGGCGAACGGGTGGACCACTTCACGGTGCGGCGCTCCAGGTGA